ATTCCCCATTTTTGGGTTAAAGCTTTTCATTCTTCCATGTTGTTAGCTCGAAATGTTTTCAGACtgctatcttttcctttttctcttgtgACTCGGGTGCCGTATGATTCTTCTCGCATtcattttgttgagaaaataatCTAACATGTTCTCTGGTAATGGTCATACGGGCATTCCGTAGAAACTTTTCGAGATTACAAATATCGGGTACTGAGTGCGGGTAGATGGAACTGTTGGAGAGTAAGCATAGCCTTTGCTTTCCTTACATCTATGAATAGGTTGCTGTTTGGCGTTGGTATTCTTTAGTGACATTATTCAAATATATGCTGAAAGGTACAAATGGATGACATATGGAGAGGCAGGCACTTGCTCGAGCAGCTTTAGGTTCCGGGCTAATATATCATGGTATTCCAAAGGTGAACTATTTGCTCCAGTCTTAGTTATTTCTATTCGACCTCAACTTGGAAGCATGTACTCGACTTTTCTCTTGCAATGTTAACTCTGaaatcgatatatatatatgtttattttCAGGGATCTTCAATAGGATTGTACTTTATTAACAGACCAGTGGGTGATTACGATCATGCGTGCTCGCATACTCTTACATTTAGTTCCTCTATATGACACTCTAGGTATACACTTGCTTGTCACCAGCTCTGTTTGAAGCCACGATTACTCcatatttatcttttctcttgaaCATATCTTCGTTTCTATCTTTGCGGGACCGGATCTTTGTCAAGTATATTGTGAACCATGCTGCAGATACAAGCCATCTTTTGTGTTCCCCAAACACTCAATGGGGTTAGTCCATCCTCTTCTGTCACGGGTGATCTTTGTTTATTTGAATTGGTCTTAAAACTGGAATTGACTAGTATTATAAATTGGTCTCATTGGTGCTCGATGGTTTGTGGATGAAATAGGGAGTGTGCCCTCTTCTTGCTAGTGGTCATATTGCCTTATATGTTCTGATTGCTCTCTCGAATTCTGCTTCATTTGTATTTAGTTGCTGATTTTCGTTGTCCTCACTTTCCTTTGTGTTAATGCTGAATTTGCAGTTGTTGAGCTTCCTTTCGAGATTCCCACTTTGTCGCCTTATAGTGGTAATTAACCGAGCCTACTCTTCTATTTAACCGGCAAGAGATGGTAATATGCATCCAGATATTTAAACTGTTTTATCTTCTTCTAACCCTATGCTTGTTTGTCTCAAAGGTTGTTGGAGGCATAGATGAGCAGATTCCGTCACTTCCATCTACAAGCGGGAGTAAAAGTCTTAACATATTCCAAACTACTTAGTCGGGTATGACATAATTTGAGACAATACATTTCTTTTGTAAAATGAAAGTTAAGCCGATCTATAATTATTTGTGTCAATCCCGAAGATAATCCATCAAGTTGATCTTACCTTCCGTAGTGAACTCACCATAATTATAAAGCTCTCTGACATCCTTAGGCGTGGTTCCAAATAATACTTACTACATTTAGGATTGTCTATCTGAAAGTTGAAAACTATAGAACAGTCAAGCCTTTGCTGGGGGAATAGTTTATGGAAAAACAATGAGATTGAGTGCCATGCTGTAAATAATTTCTTGTCAGAGGATAGTGAGTGTACTTGAAGCCATGATTCTTAACTTTAGTAAGCTCCATGTCGACAGTGATTTGTTCCTAATGGCCATGTAGAAGACTGGGGATTTCTTCGTACACGTATAAGCATTTTTGATGACTCAGAAATCATCTCGATCACATGGAATCTGCCTGTTTCCAGTATCTCGAGAAAGAGTTCATCATTATATTTGCacatttatttactttatctGTCACTGTGACTATACAAGTTATTGAGTGCCatgttttttgtttgtttgcttgtttGTTTATTCATACTTGACTATACAAGTTATTGCAAACAATTTGTTATTGCGTCATTAGTAGAGAATTCCCAGGATTCTTATAATAGTTAACCATCATTACATAAGACTTGGGGTAAACATGAACTGGGTAATGCATATTTCATGCTTTGTTTCAAGATAATAACGGTAGGAGAGCAAGCTCtagaatttaaattttgtttttatatattctcTAGATCTAGCTCAAAGACATAGATGTTCGTTTCTTGAATATAGCACAAAAACTAGAGAGAACGTCAATCAATGCTTCAAGGAGCTTATATAGAAGGTAAGCcgtcctgaaaaaaaaaaaaaaaaaaaaaaaaaaaaaaaaaaacgaaaacgaaaaccgaaaaccgaaaaccgaaacccaaaatttgaaaaccgaaaaaTGAAGaacccgaaccgaaccgaaccgaacggTTCGGGTTCGGTTGCCGGGTTCGGGACTTATTCTGTTCGGTTCGGAAATTTTGatctaacggttcggttcggttcggttttcaaaaaccgaaccgaaccgaaccgttcaCCCTAAGAGCAGTGATGGGAACTCCAGAGAGCCTTCAGGTGAAGCTCTTCCGGCGCATCACGCGCTCCTAGGAAGAAGACCCGACCCGAAAATACCCGAAGAattcaagcccaagcccattcgGTTTGGGCCGAGTCGGGCCGAGTCGGGCATTTTCAACAGCTCCGGCAGGAGCCGACCCTCTCGGCAACTTCCATTCGGAAAGTCACCAGCTGAAAGTTGCTACCACCAAATTCACCTACACTTTGGTAAGACTTATCATCATCTATGGCAATTTATCAGTCCTTTGGGCCCCGGATACGTAGAATTCCTACCTGGTTTGGTTCCATCGGCATGCGGATGCAACATAGATCCTCATCTCTCCCATCCGCGTCTCGGGCGAACGGACATAAGCAGCTAGGCAAGCTACATAGATAACAGCTCTCCCTGTTGTTAAGTGTGACGAAATTGAATGCTTGGAAAAAACATACTTCACTGCCGGGCACGTGGCCTGGTGGTAAAGGGACCGCGTGCTTGGTGATAACCGGATGGGGGTGGGGACGACTCGGGAACGAGCCCCGTGAAACACACAGTAGCACAGTGAGAGAACGCAGtgagacccaaaaaaagaaaagacaacttATGGCACGTTTGATAatatttctgtttaaaaattatttcaggaaacagaaataaagaaaagtatttctgttccgaaaaacaatttttgaataaaaaacacgtttagtaaaaacttgtttggaaataaaaaataaacgaaacacgtttggtaaatttgtataattttgtttatttcttttaattttttaatttttaattttatttttttcttattttttctttttttctttttttcttcttttggccagtCTATGGCGGCGGCGcgtggccgacaagggccggcggcctcgcccggccacgccgaggctcgccggcccggcgccgggcgaggctcggccttgccttggttgggcgagctcggcctaggtgagatcgagctcacccggccgacgtgaggtcggcctcgccttggccgggcgagctcgagctcgcccggatccggcgacgccgagcttgcccggccaaggcgaggccgagcctgccGGGTCGGCGCGACGCTCTTGCCGGGgggtcggcgacgctcggccACGCCGGGCGCggaggtcgccggccatggagaggccggcgaccggctaaaaaaaaaagaaagaaaaagagagaagaataaagtattcctaaattttgttccaaaacaaaaacaacttttttttttttttgtttgcattAGAGGAATGTGTTTacgggaaaaaaataataattttggaacaaaaacgtaaacaaacgcatttttattccttttttgttcctaggaacaaaaaaacaaaaaaattatttaaaaacagaaaaaagaaatcaaaacaaacgcagccttaatCAGTGTAATTGTCATTTCTTTCAGCCTCTGACATTTGCTGTGAGAAAGAATTACAGCAATTTAGCAAACTACATCAAGATGTCTCAGTATGGGGAATATGAACTGGAAACAAAGTTAGAAAACTATAACCATTTCAGCCAAAAATTCCTCACTTCTTACGTACGCAGCCCCAGCTGCGAAATAATCACGAGGTGGTTATTGACATCCTCCCAACATCCGGAAAAGCAGATTTAACCATTTCGAGAGATTCTGGAGGCACCCACCCGGAGACTGAATCCACCTAGAACCCGCTAGGAATGGCAATTCACGTCAAATTGCATACTCTTCTTTTCTCCAACATAGAGATGAAACTCTCTTGACTGTCTACCAGCCAAGTTAAAGCTCCCGTTCTCTCAGTTTCTCATTCTGAAGAACGTCATCCAAGTGGTCCATTGCTCTGAATGAATAGACTTCCCAACATGCTCTGGTGCCTCGTGCATCCGGCTAGCAGAAATCTTCGCACTTCTGCAACTGGAACTCAAGAACCAGATCCATCCATATGTAATATGAAGGGCACTGTCTAAGCCAACTGCGTCATCCAGTCAGTACTTAAATGAGTCCAAGAAGAGGCCAAGGGACAGCCCAGCTTTCCAGTAATTGAACATGGAAATAAGGCTTCTGGCACGACTGAATACAGGCTGAGAAGCACTGTACATAAGAGCTCCAATTCCCTCGACAACCACCACAGCCAAGGCAGCAGATAGAATGTCCCAGTCCCCTGTTTGCCCGATGACAGTTGCGAAGGCTGTTGCACAGTAAAAGCCTACCAAGAAAAAGAGCAACTTCATTGGGAAATTTTTCCTGATCTGTTGGACTTTGGCACTAAGTTTATTTTGAAAGTCTCGAATTGCCCTTATCAATCGCGTCGTGCCATTCGTGCTGTCTGTAGAAGGATCCAAATCCAATCCTCTGCCATCTGCACTACTCCGAATGGCCCAGGTCATGTTTCTGCACAGTTTAACAGAAATTCAGAGCATACTCAACGTCAAGACTCAAACAATATTAAGGCATGCTTCTACTTTGCTTATGACCACAATAACAGGCAAACATGCGTGTAACTTTTCCATCGTTTAAGAGAATGCTACTACATGTGAAGTCACCTTGAAAATCACTATATTGAAGCAGATAACACCTATTACTAGCTCAAAATCTGACACATCATTGATTAGATTCAAAACCTACTTTCTGTGCTAAGGGACATCTGGGTCACTGAGTTTTCACTTTTCATGAGCCACATTAATATCATAACATAGGGTCTCACCAACATAATATGCTTCACTTTTACTAATCTTAAACACAAAGTGCTTTATGTGGGGTTCCCCAGAAATATATACCTACAATGGGCAAACCCGTCACATGGGAAAAGAAAGATGCAAACAAGCTCCCCCAACAGGAGAGCAAATTTAACCTGTTTGAAGACTATATCCAGGAAAAACTTTACTGTACCATTTGCAACCTAATCATATCCTGCAACCATGTTGTTAACTTACTGTCCACAAATTTATTCCACAAAAGAGACATCATGTCAAAAATagaacgaaaagaaaagaaaatgttgtgCTTTGCCATTATGGTAAAAACAAGAAATACAAACTTCAATAAAAAACACAGCCAAATAGAGGATTCTCAGATGTGCACTTTTTTAACAATGTCTGGTGGAAATTCAAAGGTTTAACACTCTCCAGACTTCTCCTGTGCACATGGGGTTGTGCTAAAAACAACTCAAGGCTAAGTTTTGAAGCATAAGATACTTGGTTCTAATTGACAGATTGACTAAGATAAGGTCCCGATGTGCAACAACGGTAATGTATGGTCAACAATCTCCTAGCCTTGAAAATTAACTATGGCTTGACAGCGTAATCATGCAACATCATTTGCTCATAAGTGACCAGATGCAGCCATATCAAAGACTCCTCAACTTATCTAGAAGAGACACTATCACATTTGCTTGTGCTAATACACATTGCCATATAATTACTTGAAATCATTCACCAATGAAGGCCGGGTTACATGGAGGATGTAGATCTGGGAACGAAGTTTCTGGCCAAATGCATAGGCAGCTGTATGAAAGCATCCTGCAAGGCCAACAACTGCAACTCCTGACCACGGATATCTTAAAGATGACAATTTAACGTTTGCTGGCATATGGGGCGATATTGCAGTAGCTGCCATCATGAAGCAAAGACCTGCATGGACAGTCATCACAATCAATGAAGTATGAAAATGTGGCTGCTTAAGGCACAATATGTACACCTTATAAATACATAGACATAGTCCAGATCAGAGCCAAAAAGTCCATCAAGGTTGGCGTATAACACCAATATCGAACCAATAAAACAGAATTTGTAAAGCTGTAAACATTATTAACAAAAGTGACAGCAAATTATAAGGTAAACATGCACCAGAAGTCTTAACTCTGCATGCGGGATGAaatcaagtcctaaacttttcgaTAGTTGTAATTGAAACCTAAATCTTTCTCAAGAAAAGCAATCAAGTCCTTTCAATGGCAAGTACCAAAGTTTGTCTATGTGGCACTCCATCAGTATATATGTGGCAGCCTTAGATTGAACTTTCTGATATAGAGATGTGACTTGATTGCACCAATTGAAACTTTTAGGATTCCattgcattttttctttaaaaaatgagatatttgaACCTTGCAGCATACTAGCCACGGATAAACACAAACTCCCTGCTACGTGTACCAAATAAGGCTCTACCTAGGGGTGGCAATTCGTGTTCGCAGGTCGTGTTTGTCTCACATCGAAATAAGTGTACACTGTTATTTAGGTCAACCAAAACACGACACGATTAGTCAATCGCGTCGACTTACTTGACACGAACATGATCCACTCCTCAAGCAAGATACTTGACGCATAAAAGTTAACAATAAACACAACACGGCCCGTGTAACACGATTAAATAGTGAGTTGATGGGTGGTTACAATTGCATGACCCACCATGACACAAAAGCCATCGACATGTACCTGACATGAAaatgtcttcaatttttcctaattCTATTTGCAAATTGCAATATCCATTAACTAAATACCCTCAAATCAAACTAAAAACAATATAAGCTAATCATATCTAAAGAGGTCACATACAAGTTGTGCATACACTAACCCGTTAATTTCTTGTCTGGCAGGTTGGACATGAAGACAACACGATTATTAATGCCTTGTGGGTTGACTCAAATATGCTTAGCTTTTTAACCCAAACTCGCTAACTTTGTGTCGTGTTCAAGTTGTGTTATTGTGTCTTATAAAGATTTCCACCCTAATTCCACCTACACGGTGGCAGGTGGGGCCCCAAGGTTAACATTAATGAGGGATTCTGTAACTTTTACCTTAATGATGTGGATATGGTAGCTAAATTTTGGGGGAGAAAATAATTCAATACTTAGCAGCACTCACATTAATCAGGACAAATATTGCCCTCTTCTTGAAGTATAGACTCTTTCATAAACTATTATAAGAGGTAATGGCATGCAttactcttcttttttgggtttcatCGGTTGCCTCATCGATGCTTGAGCCACCGTTCCAATAGGTTGTTATGTAGGGCCCAAAACTGTGTTATAGTATGTATCAACTATCAATAATGGCTCCTTATACAGCTAAACTAATTTCCTTGTTTCTTGCTTCTCAGGATCATGATCCAAAAAACATGTAGCTGTTGTAAGAGCAAACTCGTGTATGACACTTGTGCCCACTAAAACCCAGATTTCTTGCCAAATCCAAAAAGGCAGGAGGACTTATTAAAGGGATTTGAGGTCCAGCTTCAGAGGTTATCATCAAAGGCCTGAGGCTCGCCAAGAAGTATAACTGTCAAATGATGGAGAAAGTAAAGCAAGCTACACATAAGCTAGTCTCTCTTGCAAAAGAGTAACTGTGGTCTCGCGAACAGTTATTCTGTGAGCTTTCTATGGAACTCCAAATATTAATTGGCAAGGACCCAAATACTAAATTAGGGGATCATGATACAAGATTTAGAAAATCTGAAGGAAAGAAATCAGATGTGTTTGCATGATGTCCACGAAAAGAGGGAGACATTTGCAGGCTTCACTTCAGTAACCATGCCAAAAGCTTTTTCGTTAAGCTGTCAAGTACTCCTAAATCGTCCATGAAGAGGGAAGAAGCCTAAAAGATCAATTCGCACAAACGTCTTTCAGATTCCCATCGCTCTCTAGTTCCAGGTCCCCAAGAGCAGCTCAAAATTTCACCCAGCCCTTCTTCTCGCACCCCTCTTCTCAATCGCGACATCAAAAGGCGCAAGAACTCTCAATCCCACCACACACGAGAGCGTCTTCGAGCTCTCGAGGCCCCCCATTCCTCCATTCCTACGTCGGAATCGCACCTGCCATCCAAAATCTGATACACCCAGAAGAGAAGTCGGAGAGAATTGCCCAAAGCTTTGCGCTAAGCCGCTAAGTAGTACTCTTAAATCatccaagaaaagcaaagaagccTAAAAGACCGATTCCTACAAACGCCTTTCAGATTCCCATCGCTCTCTAGTTCCCGGTTGGCAACAACAGTTCAGAATTTCATCCCAACCTTCTTCTCGCGCCGCTCTCCGCGACCGCAACGTCAAGAAAGGGCGAGAAACTCTCAATCCCACCGCCCACGAGAGCGCCCTCGAGCTCTCGAGCTCTCGAGCTCTCGAGCCCACGTCGGAATCGCACCGGCCGTCCAAAATCCGATCTACCTGGAAGATAAGTCGGGGAGAATTGCAGGAAGAGAGATTGGCTCGTCGGATTCGAAAGGGAAACGAACTTACCTGAGAGCTTGCTCGTCGGTGAAAAGAGCTTGGACGGCGGTGAGACGGCGAGCCCACCTGCGCCGGCTCCTTTTCCGGCGGGCGTCAGCTGCTTGAAAGGCTCgtcggaagagagagagagagagagagagagggtgatgCTCTGTATTCTGGGGCCAAGTTCAGCTTGCTTGGCTGATGCTGGCTACACTGTCCTTGTCCATTGTGCTCCTTGGTTTTTCTAGACTTTTTTACTTATTCagtataatataaaaatattcaatcttattctttcattaatttaaattagaatcaCGTTAAGACTGTATacgtttcataaaaaaaataagtgatttatggaaataattatttacatcatttagaaaaattagttaacaaaaatatttccatcGTCCATAATAAATAATAGCTAACTATTTTTGTAAACAACGAAAagcttttcattcatttattttttcagacaacataaactatcattttttgaaaatatatttttaaattgctcatttttcataaatgaatgCACTCATGttattatataatttaggaATTGAGTTGACCATGTACTGGAAGTTCAAAAACTGCATTAAACGAGTCAAAAGTCCATATGCGGCAATAGGAATGATATTGTCGTTGGCCCAAACTTCCCGGACTATTTATATCAAAACACTAAAGTATAAAAACTTCTCGTGAATGtattattaaatttcaaaatttaaaaaaagtgcaattaagtctttaAATTTATCACGAATGTATAACCAAGTCTCAAAACTCTTAAAAAGTATAACCAATGGAATggattaattacactaatttgataagttctaggatctcaacaaaaaaaatagaagacaaaatttagggtttaattacactttttgaaagttttcaaactcaattatataagctttataatttaattgtatttttaaaaagctTTACAACTTAATTGCACTTATATGATATttgtttggatttttaatgtacTTAGTAAAAATCGAGATAAGTGCATttgaaatcataaaatttgtcatgaaagtataattgaatatttcaaaatttcaaaaaagtacAAATTAAATCGTAAAACTTATTATAACaatgtaattgagttttatcgcaaaaagtgtaattaatttttaaaaagttctattaataaaatgacttgatttaatcaatttgataagttttaggatttaatatattaattttaggacttaattgaactttttgaaaattttaggattaaataaTATTCTGTTGATAATTTCAAGACTTCAAATGTTCTTATTCCGCGAAAATTCGATTGGAAATTGGAACAGCGAGCGGCTCGGCATGGAAAATCGACGGCTTCGAACTCCCGCGCGAGCAGGGCCCGTTTCCATCCGCATCCCCGGCCACGGGTAGATTTCGGCCCGTTTCCATCCccgtctctccctctccctctctctctctctctctctctctcgtgcggAGGAACGGGAGAGATCTGCTCCAACGTCCTGGATCGATCTCCCTCGAACAGCGCGCGAATCTGCTCGTTCGATTCGGCTCCCGCGGAATCGCGCCCCCGAGAGCTCGTTCGATCTCGACCGATCGTTTCTCGACGTTCTCCGACCCATCGCGTCGTCCGTTCCGAGGCTTCCGAGCTTCTCGAACTACTCTCACTAGCTTCGTGCTTGCTTCCTTTCGGCCGCCGATCTTCGGGGACGATCCGCGGGAGGAGCCATGAGATCCTGCAGCGGATGGCGGCGGCTGCTGTTCTGCCTCCCGCTCGTCTTCCTCTTGCCTCATCTGCTCTCAGGTGGGCGGCTTTCTGTCCCCCGTTTCCCCGCGTTCGGTTCGTTCTTCTTTACTGAACCTTATTTTGGACGAGGACGACGGCGTAATGTTTTCGGTTGCCCCGTTCTGCAGTGATGGAATTGCATCGAGAGCCGACGGTGGGAGATCAGCATAAGAAGGCGAGGAATAAGTTCGATCATTTGGTTCTCGGCCCCGTGGCAGGGGAACACTTGCCTAACCGATTGCAATGCCAAGGTTGTTACGGAATCTTGGAAactgttggattttttttttttttttttgacttgaaACTTCGGTGTCGAACGATTATTCCGTGTCTTGATATGATCTATCGGTAAATTAGTTTTTAGCAGAGAgcgaaaaaaaagagagaactgagaaatttgaatttgataatATCTATATTCTGGCGAATATATTGTGAGTTAATTTTAGCACAGTAGTGCAATAgtgtttgcttcttctttggtAGTCATAAACAGTGTATTGAAAGTAATTTTGCTGTATTACTCTGAATCGTCTCTTGGGATCGGCTATTCATGTAAACAAGCATGACATGGCTGGATGTGGATAAATATGTTTAATTTGTAGAATACTAAACCGTTGTGTGATAAAACATGAAGAAGGACAATAACAAGAAAAACGAAGCGGGATGATTTGTTGTCTCAAAAAACCATGAAGTCATTTATGCACATGTTGCATTCTAAGAGAAAAAGTAACATTTCGCGCTTTACACATCCAAGTCCTAATATACTAGCTTATTTATGGTTGTATGCCAATTCCATGTTTTACATGGCTAGATATATAGAAGGGTCGAACACCAAGACATTGACCTGCAATCACACCTGTATCCGAGTTTGCACAGTGTAGCTTCCTAGAGATAACTTACAAGTACCTGTTAGTTACCAACATTCAGGACTGCTTCATTGTTAAGGGTTCCATAAAGGGAAAGAGGAACGAATGTGACAAGCCTTTTAGTGTTTGGCAATTTCTTTGCAGTAGCTGTCACTTAACTTCTGAATGAACGTGTATATATAGAAATATGTAGCACCGGATCAACTGATCTATGTCATGGTCATCTTCTGATCTCTTCTGATGTGGAACCTGATGATATTCCAACTGTCATTGTAGATTCCACTGTGAATCATGAGGTATCTGTAGGCTAATGCTGTCTGCCTTTTCTTCCCCATTATGTGGCTTTTTAGGTGTCAAAGCTCTCAACAAGACACATTTTTCTGCCTCGTCCAACAGAAGCTATGTCGCAGAAAGCATAGCTTTTGTCACTGTCTTTACAGTTTATAACTCCTCTGACATTTCAAAGACTAGTGGATCATCAGATGTGACAACTGTTGGAAATTCCTCATATAATAAGGTGGAGAGATCAATAGCCATCTTGAATGTATTCATCAACTTTATTCAGGTAATATCCTGACTGACAGAGGATGTTTATTCATACACGAGTCACTCCGTATGTTAAACAAGTTTTAACTCTGTTTAGTATATGTGCATAAGTGTAAACTGTTCTTAATTTTCCGGTCACCATAAAgagattgaaattttcttttatctgaGCAATACattataatttcaagaaaactgaACTTGACTCAGTATTATATTCTCAGCTGCAATATTTTCCTTGTATCTGTTAAATTGTTTGCTTATGTTTTACATACTGAATGATGTAACTGTAGGCTGTAGTTGTCAGAATGAACAATAAAAATGTAGAAGATAAAAGACAACAACAACATGTGAATGTACTTTCCAAGTTAAAGGCAATTTGATCCCTCCTCTGTCACATGTTTTTGGCCATAGTAGAAATTGAGGAGAAACGTAAGTATAAGttctaaaactatttttgggGTATATGTGAGTCCTAAAAGGTCTTGAACATTCCTTACATATTTTATGCAAATTGTCATAAGCGGTTGTTGCAGGGATCTTTCCCCAATTTGAGCACATAATCACCGTTGTTTGGTTTCAATATTCTCCCAAATCAAGAAATCAGTTTATTTAATGGATTCATATACAAACCCACACAAACCTTATCCTTATAGATCTTTgacttaattatttcaatccaGAACTTCTTTTGCTCCAATTTGGTTCAgatcatcaaaatttcaaagattgatGATCCTTATGGGAAGTTCTTTTGTggcaagaagaggaagaggataaGTGAAAAGGGTTTTGAGAGAGGTTGATTTCTTTGTAGTCTACGAAGCTTGCAAATTTTAGCAATTGAGGCTTTTACGTTTAGATTGAGCTTTAGTGGCTGTATTGTCGTTGTTGATGGCAGTAGTGTTAATATTACTGGTATTTTGGTGAAAACGGCTTTTGTTGGGTTCACAGTCATCATCAATGAGGGTACAAATGCAATGGAAATTTTTAGGCTTGTGAGATGCTTATGATCAGTTTATTGATCAGAGAGAGAGGTTTGAGCTGGAAATTTTgcatattttggattttatgcATAATTAGGGAGTGAGGTTTCTGAAACATTCCAATTTAGTTAAAGAAGTGAAGCTCAACAACATTGTTTGACATCCCAACACATCTCCGGCAGCCATGTAGGGTAAGTGTTGGGTTAAAAAAAGCATTTGTTTAGTTTCTTAGTGAGATAAATAATTGagctatttcaaaatattttaggacttaaatggtCATCAAAAAGTAATAGGAATGATTCGTACTCCATACAATTAGTTTAAGAGTTCTGGTGTACTTGTTTAGAATTCTAT
The nucleotide sequence above comes from Eucalyptus grandis isolate ANBG69807.140 chromosome 2, ASM1654582v1, whole genome shotgun sequence. Encoded proteins:
- the LOC104444369 gene encoding ycf20-like protein isoform X2 gives rise to the protein MMAATAISPHMPANVKLSSLRYPWSGVAVVGLAGCFHTAAYAFGQKLRSQIYILHVTRPSLVNDFKNMTWAIRSSADGRGLDLDPSTDSTNGTTRLIRAIRDFQNKLSAKVQQIRKNFPMKLLFFLVGFYCATAFATVIGQTGDWDILSAALAVVVVEGIGALMYSASQPVFSRARSLISMFNYWKAGLSLGLFLDSFKY
- the LOC104444369 gene encoding ycf20-like protein isoform X1 → MTVHAGLCFMMAATAISPHMPANVKLSSLRYPWSGVAVVGLAGCFHTAAYAFGQKLRSQIYILHVTRPSLVNDFKNMTWAIRSSADGRGLDLDPSTDSTNGTTRLIRAIRDFQNKLSAKVQQIRKNFPMKLLFFLVGFYCATAFATVIGQTGDWDILSAALAVVVVEGIGALMYSASQPVFSRARSLISMFNYWKAGLSLGLFLDSFKY
- the LOC120290916 gene encoding uncharacterized protein LOC120290916 isoform X1; this encodes MRSCSGWRRLLFCLPLVFLLPHLLSGGRLSVPRFPAFVMELHREPTVGDQHKKARNKFDHLVLGPVAGEHLPNRLQCQGVKALNKTHFSASSNRSYVAESIAFVTVFTVYNSSDISKTSGSSDVTTVGNSSYNKVERSIAILNVFINFIQVIS
- the LOC120290916 gene encoding uncharacterized protein LOC120290916 isoform X2, which codes for MRSCSGWRRLLFCLPLVFLLPHLLSVMELHREPTVGDQHKKARNKFDHLVLGPVAGEHLPNRLQCQGVKALNKTHFSASSNRSYVAESIAFVTVFTVYNSSDISKTSGSSDVTTVGNSSYNKVERSIAILNVFINFIQVIS